From the Aspergillus puulaauensis MK2 DNA, chromosome 1, nearly complete sequence genome, the window CGCTTAGGGTCGTGGACGACCGGTTGTTTTACCTGCTCAAGGGGAGTACGGTCAATATTCAACTGGTGACCAGAGGGGTCAGCACCCGGCTGCACGAGATACGGGCTCTGCTTGGGAGCTGCTGGCCAGGGGGCTCCTTGATGCGGACGACCACCGGGAAACGCGTCTTCATGCTGACCACGGCCCATCCCATTGACAGATGACATTGGGAAGCCCATAGTCTGGTGATCTGCGTACCCAGGTCGGGCAGGAGCCAATCCATTGCCGTTTACGGCTCCCTCGCCGTAAGTCGTACCCGGGATGCCATTGGGAGGCGGGACATTACTACTGACTTCATCCTGGACAGGTTTTGCAGGATTTGCCGCAGCTTGCTGTTGTGACCTCTTGACATGGGCGTTGGGGTGCGACAAGTGAGTTGCTCCGGTGGGGTTACCACGTCTAATTGAGCACTTTTGGAAGTGGCGTTTCAAAATATCACTGCGAGAGAACGTGTCTTTGCAAAGAACACACATGTATGGGCGGTCTCCAGTGTCTGTCACGTGGCGCAAAGCTCGTTAGCAACCGAAAGTCATATTTTTATACGTACAGAACAAGGAATACTCACGGCGCAGCAAATGACGCTTCAGGTGTTTGGCGTGAAGATAGGTCTTGTTGCAATGCGGGCAGGGGAATTTCCCGTCTGCATCCTTGGCTGGAATCGTAGTGTTCTTCGCTGTGCCATTAACACCATTGGTAACCGGAGTCGCGCGACCGGGCACACTTGGGAGAATACCACGTCGGCCCTGGGATCCCACGACCTGAGTTCGCGGGGATTCCTTTCCAGGATAAGGAGCACCATTTGCGGCGACTGGATCCGGGCCCATCCAATGTTGAGGCTTTCCATCATTGAAGCTGAATGCACCAGATGGAACGCCATTGAAATCAGCACGACGGTCCCGGGGAGGCGCCGGCGCAATTGGCTGCGGATACGTCTGGGCACTCGATGCAGGTGGGAGCACACTGTGAGGCGGAGGATAGTGCTGCGACGGCGGCTGTGCCTGCGGATTTGGGTGGGAGAGGAAAGATGTGGGAGGCAGACTACCCACACTGGTGTGAGGCATTATCGGCGCAGCAGACGACGCGTACACATCATGGCTTGACGCCGGGTACCTGTTCATATCAGGCCGGTATGGTGGCTGACCCATGTAGGAGTGGGGAGCCGGCGACTGACTATGATGCGGCTGGAGAGGGGGCAGGGTGTGCGGCTGAGAAACCGGGTACTGAGGCTGCATCGTGTATTGAGGCATCGGCATGCTCGAGATGGGCGCGGAGGATCCCTGAGGTAAACTGGTCGATGGGGGCCGGGAAGGATGGTTTCGAGGATCCATCACGAGGCGGAGTACGCGTCTAACAAGATGCGAACGATGGGGAAGATATCACAGGGACTGGGAACTGGCGCGAAGAAAAGTTTCACGGTATCCCGATCATTGATCGCACGACGGAAAAAAAACTCTTCTTTACCAAAGTCTTGGGCGCGGGGAGCACTCAATCAACGTGCCAGAGAGATTGCACACTCGAAGACGTTCACGGATCGCGTCCTCGAAGAATTTTTCCCACGAAgtgttcttttttttctttcccaaATCTCTCGTGCTGAGTTTTCCGCAGAATTTGCCTTCCGACACGACTTTATTCTGCTTCACCGGGATGGTCACGAAAACGACAGGCAGGGAGACGCTGGATCAAAAGGAATCGACGATGAGCAGAGCTGTTGACTCTCGACGATGCGGCGTCAGGGCGACAATGGTGTTGTACAGGATCTCAAGCGACTCCactgagaagaagaaagtcagGACAGGTTGAGATGCTTAATCTGAGGTCCCCACGGTCATCCACCAGGAAAATCAGAGTGTGGGAACTTCTTTTTATCCGCAGTCGGCACGTTGTCAAAACACAAGATGGTTGTGATCCA encodes:
- a CDS encoding uncharacterized protein (COG:K;~EggNog:ENOG410PIKR;~InterPro:IPR036236,IPR013087), which codes for MDPRNHPSRPPSTSLPQGSSAPISSMPMPQYTMQPQYPVSQPHTLPPLQPHHSQSPAPHSYMGQPPYRPDMNRYPASSHDVYASSAAPIMPHTSVGSLPPTSFLSHPNPQAQPPSQHYPPPHSVLPPASSAQTYPQPIAPAPPRDRRADFNGVPSGAFSFNDGKPQHWMGPDPVAANGAPYPGKESPRTQVVGSQGRRGILPSVPGRATPVTNGVNGTAKNTTIPAKDADGKFPCPHCNKTYLHAKHLKRHLLRHTGDRPYMCVLCKDTFSRSDILKRHFQKCSIRRGNPTGATHLSHPNAHVKRSQQQAAANPAKPVQDEVKQPVVHDPKRPVMPGHPGHELDWTTMFQPGAPEGYMNPVFSQSMPGGQEPIHAHVDAERKYYPSTTAGAQEGGMNGLYMASTMGGDGTVQPARP